One part of the Anopheles coustani chromosome 2, idAnoCousDA_361_x.2, whole genome shotgun sequence genome encodes these proteins:
- the LOC131265465 gene encoding uncharacterized protein LOC131265465 has product MADNFGATGNMCRFCLCRDGLISFSEATSSALTFEDVQYYTGIELSADEEFVLCNDCCVSINESANYRRTCLRNDTIFERLVRLRNRSALASATITRAPAEVASVQGAEFTVITVAENHAISLDDSESNDVSSLSQEVNQDPISTANEVPETGNTHTDEESDVIALDESDNDSDYSMPSLYGEVMGEVLKKEKRTKIEKSSIEMVLCVPPSSQGDGNDSDCSLPLLYDERTIAERNKSQRMTFQQLEEKYKCPYCDSDEQPLGAHIRWEHSKSRRKLLVCLYCPKKFRTPRDIYRHIIMCHEEPYGRPNDSTDEQ; this is encoded by the exons ATGGCTGATAATTTCGGTGCTACTGGGAATATGTGCCGGTTTTGCTTGTGCCGAGATGGTCTAATATCATTCTCGGAAGCAACGAGTAGCGCTTTAACTTTCGAAGATGTACAATACTATACCGGCATTGAG CTATCTGCAGATGAGGAATTTGTTCTGTGTAACGATTGCTGTGTATCAATAAACGAATCAGCGAATTACCGTCGAACATGTTTACGAAATGATACCATATTTGAACGGCTCGTTCGCTTGCGCAATAGGAGTGCATTGGCCAGTGCTACAATAACACGCGCCCCTGCAGAAGTTGCTAGTGTCCAAGGTGCTGAATTTACGGTTATAACTGTAGCCGAAAACCATGCAATATCACTGGACGACTCGGAATCCAATGATGTGTCTTCGCTATCTCAAGAAGTAAACCAGGATCCAATTAGCACTGCCAACGAAGTGCCGGAAACCGGAAATACCCACACCGACGAGGAATCGGATGTAATAGCATTGGATGAGTCCGATAATGACTCCGATTATTCGATGCCTTCCCTTTACGGGGAAGTAATGGGagaagttttgaaaaaggaaaaaaggaccaAAATTGAGAAAAGCAGCATCGAGATGGTGCTTTGCGTGCCACCGTCTAGTCAAGGAGATGGAAATGATTCCGATTGTTCATTACCATTGCTTTATGATGAACGCACGATTGCAGAACGGAATAAATCCCAACGCATGACCTTCCAGCAATTGGAAGAAAAGTACAAATGCCCTTATTGCGATTCTGACGAACAACCTTTAGGCGCCCACATAAGATGGGAGCACAGCAAATCCAGACGAAAGCTTCTTGTTTGTCTCTATTGTCCCAAGAAGTTTCGAACACCGAGAGATATCTATCGACATATAATAATGTGTCATGAAGAACCTTATGGTCGGCCAAATGATTCTACCGACGAACAATGA
- the LOC131263996 gene encoding zinc finger protein 337-like codes for MARIFGERDGRGPEAFKSTDLTASASENDVITLDDSESDDSHCEKPVSIETNNSTNEVDAESEIEQTIADAETDSEALDGNESDYSMPSLDGEAVEKASNDKLIAETEDDERSNCSTMDSEKLQQTTERESSQSYKDTSTNWSKRNRLFSDGSDSDDSIKSLYSEWMGKISNKSIPYSFIKVTTKDIYACYGGLCPYCGVQSKDLGTHIQRIHEAEKTLLCPHCPKMFAEKSQLKAHINTWHEKRIIITCPTCGKGFINRRSYSYHKYNSHGKSDVYECEICHRKFKSPDGYKRHFKAHSLTSLKCEDCGKLYSTAFYFEQHKLLSHHMKKSLE; via the exons ATGGCACGTATTTTTGGAGAGCGTGATGGACGTGGCCCAGAAGCTTTTAAATCTACCGATTTGACTGCAAGTGCAAGTGAAAACGATGTAATAACACTGGACGACTCAGAATCCGATGATTCACATTGCGAGAAACCTGTATCAATTGAAACGAATAATTCAACTAATGAAGTAGATGCAGAGAGTGAAATTGAACAAACCATTGCCGACGCGGAAACAGATTCAGAAGCATTGGATGGCAATGAATCCGATTATTCCATGCCCTCACTTGACGGTGAGGCTGTGGAAAAAGCGTCGAACGACAAGTTGATAGCCGAAACCGAAGATGACGAAAGGTCAAATTGTTCCACGATGGACAGTGAAAAATTGCAGCAGACAACGGAACGTGAATCCTCCCAGAGTTATAAAGACACGTCAACGAACTGGTCGAAAAGGAACAGATTATTTTCTGATGGCAGCGACTCGGACGATTCTATAAAATCGCTCTATAGTGAATGGATgggaaaaatttcaaacaaatctaTACCGTACAGCTTCATAAAAGTTACTACGAAGGACATATACGCGTGTTATGGTGGGCTGTGCCCTTATTGTGGGGTACAGAGCAAGGACCTAGGAACTCATATACAACGGATACACGAAGCAGAAAAGACATTACTTTGCCCACACTGCCCGAAGATGTTTGCGGAAAAATCTCAATTAAAAGCTCATATTAATACTTGGCATGAGAAGCGCATAATCATAACATGTCCTACTTGTGGTAAAGGATTCATAAACCGCAGAAGCTATAGTTATCATAAG TATAATTCTCACGGAAAAAGCGACGTGTACGAGTGTGAAATATGCCACCGGAAATTTAAGTCCCCGGATGGATATAAAAGACACTTTAAGGCACATTCATTAACTTCTCTCAAGTGCGAGGATTGCGGAAAACTATACTCAACTGC GTTCTATTTTGAGCAACATAAACTTCTTTCGCATCATATGAAGAAATCACTCGAGTGA
- the LOC131262600 gene encoding zinc finger and BTB domain-containing protein 24-like, giving the protein MGVNLNMANTIVDAMNMCRFCLCHEELMPFAQAKSSALTFEDALHFTGIELSENQEFVVCEECCVSINSSANFRRTCLRNDAIFRRLVSFGNRIAQNNFTVKRVVAGQVMRTDQPTDLTAGENEIITLDDSESDDASSQVGKPESAEMNPFPPEEHEGTEIEQTSSYDEPDAVALDDDDSDYSITSANGEPTSKPLVENNIPQTISESTSVFDKEGTSTQNDDFPADESDSDYSLPSLYSECVNKIERTERPKPIWYTCLICGCKTMDVKRHMQYSHTRRYQCPYCDFQPVNLASHIRYKHKTIAREITKRSKEKLACPHCSKKFLDEESLKSHVDKCPYTRLITETCEECGKGFANKAGYVIHKKHVHGPDSAHKPKSVQQPKSGEFECQACYKKLSSLNAYKEHIKKHSPTATKCEDCGKLFKTMFTFGLHKHRGLCEKQKSNSK; this is encoded by the exons ATGGGTGTAAATCTCAACATGGCAAATACTATCGTAGATGCAATGAATATGTGTCGGTTTTGCTTATGCCATGAAGAGCTGATGCCATTCGCGCAAGCAAAGAGTAGCGCATTAACTTTTGAAGATGCTTTGCACTTCACCGGAATTGAA CTCTCTGAGAACCAAGAATTTGTTGTCTGTGAAGAGTGTTGTGTGTCAATAAACAGTTCGGCCAATTTTCGTCGAACATGTTTACGAAATGATGCCATATTTAGAAGGCTCGTTTCCTTTGGCAATAGGATTGCGCAGAACAATTTCACCGTAAAACGTGTAGTCGCGGGCCAAGTCATGCGAACTGACCAACCTACCGATTTAACTGCgggtgaaaatgaaataataacgCTGGATGACTCGGAATCGGATGATGCGTCGTCACAAGTCGGGAAACCTGAGTCGGCAGAGATGAATCCTTTTCCTCCTGAAGAACATGAAGGGACGGAAATTGAACAAACCAGTAGCTATGACGAACCAGATGCGGTAGCattagatgatgatgattccgATTACTCCATCACTTCTGCTAATGGCGAGCCTACATCGAAACCGTTGGTCGAAAACAACATACCCCAAACTATCTCCGAAAGTACCTCCGTATTCGACAAAGAGGGTACAAGCACGCAAAACGATGACTTCCCAGCAGATGAAAGTGACTCCGATTACTCCTTACCTTCGCTGTACAGCGAATGTGTCAATAAAATAGAAAGGACTGAAAGGCCAAAACCAATATGGTATACATGCCTTATTTGTGGTTGCAAGACAATGGATGTAAAACGGCACATGCAATATAGCCACACGCGCAGGTACCAATGCCCTTACTGTGATTTTCAGCCAGTAAATTTAGCTAGCCACATAAGGTATAAGCACAAAACAATCGCAAGAGAAATCACAAAAAGATCAAAAGAGAAACTGGCCTGTCCGCATTGCTCAAAGAAGTTTCTTGATGAGGAGTCTTTGAAAAGTCATGTAGACAAATGTCCCTACACACGGCTTATCACTGAAACCTGTGAGGAATGCGGGAAAGGATTCGCCAATAAAGCCGGATACGTCATTCATaag AAACACGTCCACGGACCGGACAGCGCCCACAAACCGAAGAGTGTCCAACAACCGAAGAGCGGAGAGTTTGAGTGTCAAGCGTGCTACAAGAAGCTATCTTCTTTAAATGCGTATAAAGAACATATAAAGAAACATTCTCCAACTGCTACAAAGTGCGAGGATTGTGGCAAGCTATTCAAAACTAT GTTCACGTTCGGGCTACATAAACATAGAGGTTtatgcgaaaaacaaaaaagtaattcCAAATAA
- the LOC131263617 gene encoding zinc finger protein 154-like: MANYTIDTDKICRFCLCPDNLVSFSEATSTALTFEDVLYCTGIKLPKDEGLIICNDCCILINNTANYRRTCLQNDTIYKRLVTGNGNSNAKHKTRVTGEIIGRGAETVQSSDLTASKNDSMTQDDSESDDVPLASLCRKHDELKSKIGNEESLKFCPKDSGKNQATGVESGKSFLDTSTHWSKRKRSLSDANDSDDSITSLYGEWMDKISSDSMPNDLLNTRAYLAYGLCHICGNVVKTVNSHIRRIHKLEKSIVCSHCPKRFKEKSALQRHINTWHDRHIIITCPLCGKGFVNSSSYFYHKQNSHGKSDVYECETCHRKLKSWDGYRKHRKEHLLSVLKCKDCGKLFKTAYTLKQHNLRYHRT; this comes from the exons ATGGCCAATTATACGATTGATACAGATAAAATTTGCCGCTTCTGTTTATGCCCCGATAATCTAGTTTCATTTTCGGAAGCAACGAGTACAGCTTTAACTTTTGAAGATGTGCTATATTGTACCGGAATTAAA CTACCAAAAGATGAAGGGTTAATCATTTGTAATGATTGTTGCATATTAATTAACAACACAGCGAATTATCGTCGcacatgtttacaaaatgatACCATCTATAAAAGGCTAGTAACTGGCAATGGCAACAGCAATGCTAAGCACAAGACACGCGTTACTGGAGAAATAATTGGACGTGGCGCAGAAACTGTTCAATCTTCGGATTTAACTGCTAGTAAAAACGATTCAATGACACAGGACGACTCGGAGTCCGATGACGTACCTTTGGCGTCGCTTTGCAGAAAACACGATGAGTTAAAATCCAAAATCGGAAATGAAGAAAGTTTGAAATTTTGCCCGAAGGACAGTGGAAAAAATCAAGCAACGGGTGTAGAATCTGGCAAAAGTTTTTTAGATACTTCAACGCACTGgtccaaaagaaaaagatcacTTTCGGATGCCAACGATTCGGATGATTCTATTACTTCACTGTATGGAGAATGGATGGATAAAATTTCAAGCGACTCTATGCCAAATGACTTGCTAAATACGAGAGCCTATCTAGCTTATGGGCTATGCCATATTTGTGGGAATGTTGTAAAAACGGTAAATTCTCATATACGTCGGATACACAAACTAGAAAAGAGTATAGTTTGTTCACATTGCCCGAAaagatttaaagaaaaatctgCTCTACAACGCCATATTAATACATGGCATGATAGGCATATAATAATAACCTGCCCATTATGTGGGAAAGGATTCGTCAACAGTTCAAGCTATTTCTATCATAAG CAAAACTCCCACGGAAAGAGCGATGTGTACGAGTGTGAAACATGCCACCGGAAATTAAAGTCCTGGGACGGGTACAGAAAACATCGAAAGGAACATTTACTATCTGTTCTCAAGTGCAAGGATTGTGGAAAACTATTCAAAACTGC GTACACTTTGAAGCAACATAATCTTCGTTATCATCGTACGTGA
- the LOC131262690 gene encoding RING finger and CHY zinc finger domain-containing protein 1: MDDKQPITSPNEDNATATMPTTNGREENVKPVGCAHYKRRAQFVTPCCNKFYMCRYCHDENETHLFNRKTVTELICTECNTRQRVQAECENCGVRFGRYTCLVCNLFDDEDRNQYHCEGCGICRVGGRGRFFHCEVCNMCLPLQLKIDGHKCVENVSRSNCPVCLDDIHTSRLPCHIPDCGHLLHRTCFENLLATGYYACPICQTSMMDMVQLWVFLDAEVAATPMPKEYEKYYVDILCKDCHKESLIKFHVVGLKCPHCGGYNTCQTKAKTSRTETDSFDADGAMGSGAPTDANTVTTASPPMVEFPAANGTESTSHSTTNEESSSGGPSTSTTSSTSSSSASTASSSSSSTVVSLAASSHSGSQFGSDSSSANATTSSHRARDRDEGPAPPICDNDPAATSCGNSNNTDGATPQI; the protein is encoded by the exons ATGGATGACAAACAACCAATTACATCGCCAAACGAGGACAATGCTACGGCCACGATGCCCACGACGAACGGACGGGAAGAGAACGTGAAACCGGTCGGTTGTGCGCATTACAAACGACGGGCCCAATTTGTG ACTCCATGCTGCAATAAATTCTACATGTGTCGATACTGCCACGACGAGAACGAGACACACTTATTCAACCGGAAAACCGTCACGGAGCTTATCTGCACCGAGTGCAACACCCGACAACGGGTGCAGGCGGAGTGCGAAAACTGTGGCGTCCGCTTCGGCAGG TACACATGTTTGGTATGTAATCTCTTCGACGATGAGGATCGTAATCAGTACCACTGCGAAGGCTGCGGCATTTGCCGCGTCGGTGGCCGTGGACGTTTCTTTCACTGTGAGGTTTGCAACATGTGTCTACCATTGCAGCTGAAGATCGATGGCCATAAG TGCGTGGAAAATGTGTCTCGTTCGAATTGCCCAGTTTGCCTGGATGACATTCACACCTCGCGTCTTCCGTGTCACATTCCGGACTGTGGGCATTTACTCCATCGGACCTGCTTCGAGAACTTG CTCGCTACTGGCTACTATGCTTGCCCTATCTGCCAGACATCGATGATGGACATGGTGCAGCTGTGGGTGTTTCTGGATGCCGAAGTGGCCGCGACACCCATGCCAAAGGAGTACGAGAAATATTACGTCGATATCCTTTGCAAGGACTGTCACAAG GAGTCATTGATAAAGTTCCACGTGGTTGGACTAAAGTGCCCCCACTGCGGTGGATATAATACCTGCCAGACGAAAGCGAAAACTTCCCGCACCGAAACGGACAGCTTTGACGCCGACGGGGCGATGGGCAGTGGCGCCCCGACGGACGCCAACACAGTGACAACGGCATCGCCGCCGATGGTAGAATTTCCCGCGGCAAATG GTACAGAGAGTACGAGCCACAGCACGACGAATGAGGAAAGTTCTAGCGGTGGTCCGAGCACCTCGACGACATCGTCCACTTCCTCCTCGTCCGCATCCACAgcttcctcctcgtcctcgtcgacgGTGGTGAGCCTGGCCGCAAGCAGCCACAGTGGCTCTCAGTTCGGGAGTGACAGTTCGTCTGCCAACGCAACGACCAGCAGCCACAGAGCTCGCGATAGGGACGAAGGACCGGCACCGCCTATCTGCGACAACGATCCCGCGGCCACCTCGTGTGGTAACAGCAATAACACCGACGGTGCGACGCCCCAGATCTGA